One bacterium genomic region harbors:
- the murF gene encoding UDP-N-acetylmuramoyl-tripeptide--D-alanyl-D-alanine ligase — protein MANGREHPASPPSEMAVRELAAVCGGVVVRGDPAASVRGVTVDSRAVSPGMVFVALRGERTDGHRFAAEACRRGAAAVLGTLDVPDVPPEVAMIVVPDTLHALHVLARNVRDRQALRVIGITGSVGKTSTKELTAAVTGRMFRTVRSPRNWNTEIGIPLVLANVPSDAEIAVVELAMRGPGQIRELVAVSRPEIGVVTNVGESHLDFFDGREALAAEKTALVEGLPADGVAILNAEDALVLAMRRRTPARVVTFGLRAGDVTASAIRMLPGEGSAFRLHTPAGDSEVLLHLPGRHAVLNALAAAAAGGALGVPVEEIALGLGGASMLPMRLAVRRVGEVTLIDDTYNSSPQSIEAALDVVDELPGAPRIAVLGDMRELGAASDDAHRRVGRLVAGRRFDLVIAFGPLAAELAGSAIDAGGARVTHTLDPAEVLRVLRRELRPGAVVLIKGSRALEMERIVAALEGGTGVGDAAPRGRGLAWA, from the coding sequence ATGGCGAACGGGCGGGAGCATCCTGCGTCGCCTCCGTCCGAGATGGCCGTTCGAGAGCTCGCCGCTGTCTGCGGCGGCGTCGTCGTGCGGGGCGATCCGGCGGCGTCCGTCCGCGGCGTGACCGTCGATAGCCGCGCCGTTTCGCCGGGCATGGTGTTCGTGGCGCTGCGGGGCGAACGGACCGACGGGCATCGGTTCGCGGCCGAGGCGTGCCGTCGGGGCGCCGCGGCGGTGCTGGGGACGCTGGATGTGCCGGACGTGCCGCCGGAGGTCGCGATGATCGTTGTCCCGGACACGCTGCACGCGTTGCACGTGCTCGCGCGGAACGTCCGGGACCGCCAGGCGCTGCGGGTGATCGGCATCACCGGGAGCGTCGGGAAGACCTCGACCAAAGAGCTGACCGCGGCGGTGACCGGCCGAATGTTCCGCACCGTCCGGTCACCGCGCAACTGGAACACCGAGATCGGGATCCCGCTCGTCCTCGCGAATGTTCCGAGCGACGCGGAGATCGCGGTGGTCGAGCTGGCGATGCGGGGGCCGGGGCAGATTCGCGAGCTCGTGGCGGTGTCGCGCCCCGAGATCGGCGTCGTCACGAACGTGGGGGAGTCCCACTTGGATTTCTTCGACGGCCGTGAGGCCCTCGCCGCGGAGAAGACGGCCCTCGTCGAAGGGCTGCCGGCGGATGGGGTCGCGATTCTGAACGCCGAGGATGCGCTGGTGCTGGCGATGCGCCGGCGGACGCCGGCGCGAGTTGTGACGTTTGGGCTGCGCGCGGGCGACGTCACCGCAAGTGCGATCCGCATGCTGCCGGGCGAGGGGAGCGCGTTTCGCCTCCACACGCCCGCGGGCGATAGCGAGGTCCTGCTCCACCTGCCCGGCCGCCATGCGGTCCTGAACGCGCTTGCGGCCGCGGCGGCCGGGGGGGCGCTCGGCGTGCCGGTGGAGGAGATCGCGTTGGGACTCGGAGGGGCGTCGATGCTGCCGATGCGGCTGGCCGTGCGCCGGGTCGGCGAGGTTACCCTCATCGACGACACCTACAACAGCAGCCCCCAGTCGATCGAAGCCGCGCTGGATGTCGTCGACGAGCTGCCCGGCGCACCAAGGATCGCCGTGCTCGGCGACATGCGAGAGCTCGGGGCGGCGTCGGACGACGCGCACCGCCGTGTCGGGCGGCTCGTCGCGGGCAGACGGTTCGACCTCGTGATCGCGTTCGGCCCGCTCGCCGCTGAGCTCGCCGGGTCGGCCATCGACGCGGGCGGCGCCCGGGTGACCCATACGCTGGACCCGGCCGAGGTGCTGCGAGTGCTCCGGCGCGAACTGCGACCCGGCGCGGTGGTGTTGATCAAGGGTTCGCGGGCGCTGGAGATGGAACGGATCGTGGCGGCCCTCGAGGGCGGGACCGGCGTCGGCGATGCGGCCCCACGCGGGCGGGGGCTCGCGTGGGCGTGA
- the murD gene encoding UDP-N-acetylmuramoyl-L-alanine--D-glutamate ligase: MIADVLRRLRGQSIHVVGLSGTEGSTVVEFLLRHGLTGITAHDLQTPETFADAFRRAHAWLEPAEQEAAVARLLAAPITVRFRDRYLEGIADAGIIYTTQAWFRYPENAPVRRARDAGVPLSSMTALFFETVPCPILGVTGTNGKFTVAHLAAMMLEESGSRVFSSGNDRTHVPILYRLDEVTPDAVLVLEISNRQLVGLPYSPHIAVITNLARHHLDDHGSFEAYVETKRGILAHQGAGDRAVLNGDDPTTRALAAGAPAPTLLWSQYRTLDEGACVVDGQIVLRLDGREERVGPAALPVPGAHALENALAAALAARVAGAAPGAIEAVLRRFRGLPYRLRFVAEIAGVRYYEDSLATNPAATVAAVLALDRPLVLLAGGQRPGATAGDFRPVAEALRTRPPRAVVVFGAMASRIADAIGEAGGGVRVVRCETLDEAVAAARALARPGDAVSLSPACESFDQFRDYRHRAERFCELVAGLGRDAAVEESEPTDALPRGARSVDPWN, from the coding sequence GTGATCGCCGACGTGCTGCGCCGGTTGCGGGGCCAATCGATCCACGTCGTGGGCCTGTCCGGCACCGAGGGGTCCACGGTCGTGGAGTTTCTGTTGCGCCACGGGCTCACCGGCATCACGGCGCACGACCTGCAGACCCCGGAGACGTTCGCGGACGCGTTCCGCCGGGCGCACGCGTGGCTGGAACCGGCCGAGCAGGAGGCGGCGGTCGCGCGCCTCCTGGCCGCGCCGATCACCGTCAGGTTTCGCGACCGGTACCTGGAAGGGATCGCGGACGCGGGCATCATCTACACGACGCAGGCGTGGTTCCGGTACCCGGAGAACGCGCCGGTCCGGCGGGCCCGGGATGCGGGCGTGCCGCTCAGCAGCATGACCGCGCTGTTTTTCGAGACCGTGCCGTGCCCGATCCTCGGCGTGACCGGGACGAACGGGAAGTTCACGGTCGCGCACCTCGCGGCGATGATGCTCGAGGAGAGCGGATCCCGGGTGTTTTCGAGCGGCAACGATCGGACGCACGTGCCGATCCTGTATCGGCTGGACGAGGTGACGCCCGACGCGGTCCTCGTGCTGGAGATCAGCAACCGCCAGCTCGTGGGGTTGCCGTACAGCCCGCACATCGCGGTGATCACGAACTTGGCCAGGCACCACCTGGACGACCACGGGTCCTTCGAGGCGTACGTGGAGACAAAGCGGGGGATTCTGGCGCACCAGGGCGCGGGCGACCGCGCCGTCCTCAACGGCGATGATCCGACGACGCGGGCGCTCGCGGCGGGCGCGCCGGCCCCAACGCTGCTGTGGAGCCAGTACCGGACGCTCGACGAGGGCGCCTGCGTCGTGGACGGGCAGATCGTGCTCCGGCTCGACGGCCGCGAGGAGCGGGTCGGCCCGGCGGCGCTTCCGGTGCCCGGCGCGCACGCGCTCGAGAACGCGCTGGCGGCGGCGCTGGCGGCGCGCGTCGCGGGCGCTGCTCCCGGGGCGATCGAGGCCGTGCTGCGGCGGTTCCGGGGCCTTCCGTACCGGTTGCGCTTTGTCGCGGAGATCGCGGGGGTGCGCTACTACGAAGACTCCCTCGCCACGAACCCGGCCGCGACCGTCGCGGCCGTGCTCGCGCTCGATCGGCCGCTCGTGCTCCTCGCGGGCGGACAGCGGCCGGGCGCCACCGCGGGTGATTTCCGGCCGGTCGCTGAGGCCCTGCGGACCCGCCCGCCGCGCGCCGTGGTGGTGTTCGGCGCGATGGCGTCTCGGATCGCAGACGCGATCGGCGAGGCTGGCGGGGGCGTCCGCGTCGTGCGATGCGAGACCCTGGACGAGGCGGTGGCGGCCGCACGCGCGCTCGCGCGGCCCGGGGACGCCGTCAGCCTGTCGCCGGCGTGTGAAAGCTTCGACCAGTTTCGCGACTACCGCCACCGTGCCGAGCGTTTCTGCGAGTTGGTCGCAGGGCTCGGGCGGGACGCGGCGGTCGAGGAGTCGGAGCCCACAGACGCGCTGCCGCGGGGAGCGAGGAGCGTAGACCCGTG
- the mraY gene encoding phospho-N-acetylmuramoyl-pentapeptide-transferase — protein MGVTPALSAWGLAVALTLAAGAPVVTWLRRTGVVQIVRDDAPRRHADKAGTPTMGGVLIIGAGLVAALVVAAAAGRISRDLAVGLVVIAIFAAVGGVDDALGIARGRNLGLRARDKLALQIPVALLVGLYVARTPRLGSAVALPGTPWHPDLGWVYPLLCVLLVVGMANAVNLTDGLDGLAAGSVAIAAAALVVLIGRAGAAPVAVIAAAVAGAALGFLWFNAHPARVFMGDVGSQGLGAALAVTGVLAKLEVAMLIIGGVFVVEALSVVLQVAYFRFTGGRRLFRMSPLHHHCELSGWTETQTVVRFWVCGALLAALGMALVS, from the coding sequence GTGGGCGTGACCCCGGCCCTCTCGGCGTGGGGGCTCGCGGTCGCGCTGACCCTCGCCGCGGGCGCCCCGGTCGTGACGTGGCTCCGGCGGACCGGCGTGGTGCAGATTGTGCGCGACGACGCGCCCCGTCGTCACGCGGACAAGGCCGGGACCCCGACGATGGGGGGCGTGCTGATTATTGGAGCGGGGCTCGTCGCGGCGCTGGTCGTCGCGGCCGCTGCCGGCCGGATCTCGCGCGACCTCGCCGTCGGACTCGTCGTGATCGCGATCTTCGCCGCGGTCGGCGGGGTGGACGATGCACTGGGAATCGCACGGGGGCGGAACCTCGGGCTGCGTGCGCGGGACAAACTGGCGCTGCAGATCCCCGTCGCCCTGCTGGTCGGCCTGTACGTGGCGCGGACGCCCCGCCTGGGCAGCGCCGTGGCGCTGCCCGGCACGCCGTGGCATCCGGACCTGGGCTGGGTGTATCCGTTGTTGTGCGTGCTGCTGGTGGTGGGGATGGCGAACGCGGTGAACCTGACGGACGGTCTCGACGGCCTGGCGGCCGGCAGTGTCGCAATCGCGGCGGCGGCGCTCGTGGTGCTGATCGGCCGCGCCGGCGCCGCCCCGGTGGCCGTGATCGCGGCGGCCGTCGCCGGCGCGGCGCTCGGTTTTCTGTGGTTCAACGCCCACCCCGCGCGCGTGTTCATGGGTGACGTGGGCTCGCAGGGACTCGGGGCGGCGCTCGCCGTCACCGGGGTGCTGGCCAAGTTGGAGGTCGCGATGTTGATCATCGGCGGCGTGTTCGTCGTCGAGGCGCTGTCCGTGGTCCTCCAGGTCGCGTACTTCCGGTTCACCGGAGGGCGGCGATTGTTCCGGATGAGCCCGTTGCACCACCACTGCGAGTTGAGCGGGTGGACGGAGACCCAGACCGTCGTCCGGTTCTGGGTGTGCGGCGCCCTCTTGGCGGCGCTCGGGATGGCGCTCGTATCGTGA